The Catenulispora sp. MAP5-51 DNA window GAAGGTGACCGCCACCGACGCGATCGGCGGCTCGATCAGCCAGACCGTCGCCGACGCCTACACCATCGGCTGAGACCGGCGGAGCCCGAGTGGCGCCCTCGGAAACGGGGGCGCCACTCCGCGATTGTGCGCCGTCGATCAGTGCCCGAAGTCGAACCAGTGCACGTTCACATAGTCCGCCGGCTGCCCGCTGGTGAACGTCACATAGAGGGTGTGGACGCCTGTGACGCCCGATATGTTCGCCGGAACCGTCTCCCAATTCTGCCAACCGCCGGTGTTGGCGATCGCGAAGCTCCCGACCACCGGGTTCGTGGGGCTGTCCAGCCGCACCTCCACCAAACCGCTGATCCCGGATCCGGCGCCCGAGGCCACCCGGCCGTAGAACTGCCTCGCCGGCGTCGAGCCGAAGTCCACGTTGTCGAAACGCAGCCACGATCCGTTGTGGATCGAGTCCACATCCTGCGTGCCGCCGGGCGGCCCGTCGGTGGTGGTCTCCGTCTGGGTCGAGTTTTGCGCGGTGTACGACGTCGCGGGAATCGCCGAGTAGGCGTCGACCGTGGAGCCGGACGGGGAACTCGGCGGTGTCGAAGGCGTTGTCGTCGGCGTGGTCGGAGGCGTGGTCGGTGTGGTTGGCGGCGTGGTCGGCGTCGTCGGAGGCGTTGTCGGAGGCGTCGTCGAGCCCGAGGCCTCGGTCTCGACCGTCACGTAGTCCACCAGCATCGGCACGCCCGAAGCGGTCGCGGCCGTCGGGCCGCCGCCGAACGCCGCCGGAAACGCGCCGCCCATCGCCACGTCCAAGATCATGAAGTAGCCGTGGTTCGTGGCGTTGGCCCAGGTGGCCGCGTCCACCTGATCGGAGTTCACGTGGAAGAACTCCACGCCGTCCAGATACCAGCGCAACTGCTGCGGCGACGTGCTGGTGTCCCACTCCAGGGCATAGGTGTGGAAGCCGGACTGGCAGGTACCACCGGTGACGCACGGGGTGTTGCCGCCGAGCCCGGTCGTCTCGTTGCACGGGCCACCAGGGTCCACTCCGCAGTGGAACGTACCGTACTCAGTGTTCTGACCCTGGACGTTCTCCATCACGTCCATCTCGCCGATGCTCGGCCAGTTCGTCGCCCCCACCGCGCGGGCCGGGGCCCCCATGGACCAGAACGCGGGCCAATAGCCGGCAGCGGCGGCACCCGTCACGTCCGGCATCTGGATCCGCGCCTCCATACGCAGCACGCCGCCGGTCGGGGGCTGAAAGTCGGTGCGGGTCGTCTCGATACGGCCGGACGTCCAGTTGCCCCCTGCATCGCGGATCGGCTTGACGGCCAGGTCGCCGTTGCCGTCCAGGTACACGTTGGCCGTGCTGTTCGTGTCGGTCTCGACCTCGCCGGTGCCCCAGTTCCCCGCCCCGCCGGGGTAGCTGGTACCGAGGTCGTACTGCCAGTTCGCGGAGGACGGGGCCGATCCGGCCGAGCCGTCGAAGTCGTCGTGGAACACGGTGGTCCAGCCGGCCGGGGGCGGCGGGGCGCTGGCGCTGGCGCCGTGTACGACGACCACCAGTGCGGCGGGGAGCACGGCCGCGAGCACCGCGGCCATCAGCCCTCGGCGCTTGGCGCCGGGACCAGGTCTCTTCGACCCGTTCAGGGGCATGGCGGATGTACCTCTCTGGAGGGGTGGTTGGCGAGCTCCGTAAACGTTTCCGGAGCCGTCGGCGAGGTGAGCACTCCCCCGTTCCGTAAACGTTTCCGGAGCCGTAGGGAGGATGTTCTCTGTAACCCGGGGTTCACGCGGATAGTGCTCCCCATTGCCACCGCTGTCAATGCCCTGCAAGAGGTGATCAAGGTCAAAGTGCCGTCCGGCGTCCCACTGGACCTCGTGGGCAACACCGGACGGCGGGATCAGTCGAGCTTCGACACCTGGTAGTGGCCGATCTCCCAGCCGTCGGCCCCCTGCTTGAGCAGCACGCCGAGCTTGACGTGCAGGGTGGGGCGGTCGGTGAAGGAGAAGTCGACGTGCAGATAGCTCAGGACCAGGTTCTCGGCGAGCCGTCGCGTCTCAAGGATCTGATAGTCGGCGGTCAGTCCCAGCGGCTGGGTGGCGTAGTACTCGGCCACGCCTGCTCGGCCGACGCTGTAGGGGTGGAGTCCCTGGAAGACGGCGTCCTCGGTGAAGTAGGAGGCGACGCGTTCGGGCTCGTGTCGGCCGACCGCGTCCCGCCATCGGTCGAGGACTGTTCGGACGACGGCTTCGTCCCGGGTCGTGGTGGTCATCGCCGCGCTCCTCAGTGCCCGGCGCTCGTGCCGCCGTCGACGTGCAGGATCTCGCCGGTGACGAAGGGTGCGGTCTCCAGGAAGAGCACGGCGTCGACGATGTCGGCGATCTCCCCTATCCGGCCCACCGGCTGCAGGCCGGCCAGGAAGTCGTGGGTCGCGGGGTCGTGCATGGGGGTCTTGATGATGCCCGGCGAGACCGCGTTGGCCCGGATGCCGCGGCTGGCGTACTCGATCGCGAGGGACTTGGTGGCGGACTGCAAGCCGCCCTTGGTCAGGGAGGCCAGGACGGAGGGGACGCGGGAGTCGGCGTTGTCCACCAGGCTCGTGGTGATGGTGACGATGTGGCCGCCGGAGTCGGCCGGCATCGCGCGGACCGCCGCCTGCGTGATGTGGAAGAAGCCGGTCAGGTTCACCCCGGCGATGTGGGCGTAGTCCTCGGCGGTGTAGTCGGTGAACGGCTTGGCGACGAACACGCCCGCGTTGTTGACGAGGGTGTCGATCCGGCCGAAGCGCTCGACGGCGGCGGCCGCGACCCGCTCGGCGGTCGCCGGGTCGGCGATGTCGCCGGCCACGGCCAGCACGCCGGGGTCGCCGGACTCCTCGATGGTGCGGGCGGTGGCGACGACGGCGTACCCGAGCTTGCGGTAGGCCTCGACGAGGCCGGTGCCGATGCCGCGGGACGCGCCGGTGATGACGGCGACCTTCTGCTGCTGGACGCTCATGGGACGACCTTCCTGCTGATGACCGGCACTAGACGACCGGTCGACTAAAAAGAACCGTAGGTCGCGGCCGGGCCGGCGGACAAGCTGAAACAGGCCTGCGAGCAGGACCGAAATCCTCCTGGGTGGGAGGCTCAGCCTCCTAGCCGAGGAAGCGGGTCGTGCCAGGGGCGTGAGTGAGGATCCGGCGATGCGTCAGCAGGGTCGTGACGCCACGGCTACGCGTCAGGCGTCAGGCGTCAGGCGTCGTGCTGCGGGCGTGGGGCCTCGGGCGTCAGGCGCCGGTGCGGATCGCTCGCCGGCAACCAGGCGTCCGCGGCGTTGATCCCGAGCTCGCCGACGCCGTCGCAGAGCGCGTCGACGACGGCCGGAACCGCCGAACGCACCTCGTCCGCACGCCACACCAGGGACCACGTCCAGTACACCCGCGGCGCCACGATGGGCCGGCGGACGAGCCCGGCCGGCAACGTCTCCGTCTGCCCCTTGGGCGAGTTGACGATCGGCCTGGCGCTGCGGCGGACGTGGTCGTGGAACGCCGGGCCGGTGATACCGCCGTCCGAGATGCGGGCCACACGGGCACCGGTGTCACGCACCAGTTCCTCGGCGTACGCGTTCCACTGCGTCCAGGACGTGGCGTCGTCGTCGACGAGCACGACGGTGTCCGCGGCCGCGACCTCGCCGACGGCGTCGTCCCGGCTGACGGCGTGCAGCCGATCGGCCCCCAGGAGCCGGGCCCGCAGCCCCAGCCGCTCGAGGTCTTCGGTGCGGATCCAGCACACCGCGAGGTCCAGCCCGCCGTCGGCGACGCGTGCGGCCTGCGCGTGCGAGGGCGCGACCCAGGGGTCGACGTGCACCTGCGCCACGCCGGAGGTCCGGGCCGCCAGATCGGCGGGCAGCCAGCTCACGTACCCGAGCCGCACCGGCTCGGACCCGGCGAGCCGCCCGGCGCGGCCGCGCAACTCATCCGCCTGCGCCAACAACGCGCGAGTGGCCGGGAGCAACGCCGCCCCGGCCGCGGTGAGGGCCACCGAGCGGCGGTCGCGCTCGAACAGCACCACCCCGAGGTCCCGCTCCAGCGCCTTGATCTGCTGGGACAGCGACGGCCCGGCGATCAGCAGCCGGGAGGCGGCACGGCCGAAGTTCAGCTCCTCGGCCACCGCGACGAAGTACCGCAGTTGGCGCAGCTCCACGCTGATCATGCTACGTGGCGTAGGAGGCTGCGCCGGGATCCGCCTTCCTCAGACCGTTTCGGCGACATCGTCTTCCTCCGCCGGTACGCGAGCGCCGAGCAACGCCAGGCAGTTCTCCCACAGCGCACCGAGGCGCGCGGTGTCGTTGTAGAGCTTGGCGAACATGACCTGACCCTCCAGCTGTGCGAGCACGCCGCGCGCCGCAGCCGGCACGTCGGCGACTGCGACCTCCCCCCGCTCCACCGCTTCGCCGATCACCGCCGCCACCATCGCCGCCTGCTCCTCGAAGACCCCCTGCAGCCGGCCCCGAATCGCCTCGGTCTGGTTGCTCAGCTCAAGCGTGAGGTTCCCGAACAGGCACCCCGCGACGGCCCCGCAGTTCAGCTGCCCGGCACGCTGAGCGGCCTCGGTCGCCTCGAACCACCGGCGCATCCGCAGCAACGGCGAAGCATCGCCGCCGAGGACGCCGGTCCACATCGTCTTCTGCTCGGCCCACTGCTCGTCGATGACGGCCAGAGCCATGGCCTCTTTGGACGCGAAGAAGTAGTAGAAGCTGCCCTTCGGGACCCCGGCCGCGGAACAGATCTCCGCGATGCCGAGAGCGGAGTAGCCGCGGGTCTCGATAAGCCCCGATCCGGCACTGAGGATCCGCTCTCTGGCATCGCTGGTACGTCCCATGCCTCCAGAATAGGCCGGGTTGGCACCGGATACTAGACCGGTCGGCTATGCCGCTTCGACGCGTCCGAATGATCACTCGTACCAGCGACCGGGCAGCGGCCCGCGTCTGGTCTCGGCGTGGACGCCGGCGGGGATCGCTGCGGACTCCATGTCGCCCCGGATGTGGAGATACAGATCCGGGGTGGGAAGGCCGGCCGTCTGAAGCCATCCCCGGCCTTGAACGTGGCCTGCGGCGATCACCGCGGCGTATTGGCCGCTTGGCGCTCGGTCCGCGCTGTAAGACTGAGCGAGGGTTTCGGAAGTGTCGGCGAAGGCGTAGCGCGCCGCGTAGGCGTAGCCGTCGTGCAGCCAGACGTAGAGCACCACCGGTCGGGCCAGTACCGCTTCGAACCACTCGGCGGTGCGCTCCGCAAGCGCGTCCACGCTGCCTGTCGCGGTCAGGGACAAGCTGGGTGTTTGGTCGGACAGGGAATAGAGCTGGTTGTGAAGGCGGCCGCCGTTGATTCGGCCGCTGCGATAGTGGACACCGAAATCCACGAGGCCGAGACGGGGCTCGGCTGCCAGGTCTGTGAAACTCAGTCCCGCGACCAGCGTGTCATCGCCGTGGTCACCGTACTCGGCGGGTATCAGGAAGTCGCCGACCCCCGGGCAGACGAGCCGCGCGGTCGATCCCGACAGTGCCGCAGCGAAGGCGTGCTCCTGGACGGTCATGTCGTTGGGGTCGTCAAGGTCGGGGACGAACCATCTGGGCTCGATCATGGGCAGGAGTGTAGATCGGGAGGACGGCATGCGAGGAGCGGATATTCGCCGCGACGGATGACCCGATAGAGCAGGATATCCACAGAAAAGGGCCGGGCAGGCCTTCCGGGGCTGGAAGAATGGGCCTGTGCACAACCTTTTCAGTTCTTTGGCACAGTATGTGGCATCGCTTCCGCAAGATCGGTTCGACGCGTTGATGAGCGCCCGGCCCGACGTTGCCGAGGCGGTGTTCCGCTACTTACCCGACGGGCTGCAGACGGAGACCGATGTCGAAGCCGTCATCGAGTTGCTGATGGATCCCGACGGCGTCGCCGAGGCGGTGCTGCGGCTTTCGCGGCCCGAGGTCCAGGTGCTGATGGCGTTGACCGGTGCGGCGGAGAAGGTGCACGGCGGGCTTGACGACCGGTTCGGCGGGCCGGGATTCGCCGACCTGGTCCGCGGGGGAGGCGGCCGGATCGGGCCCGTGGAGGTCTTCAGCGTGCTGTCGATGGCCGGCGGCGCGGTCGTGGTGGATCCGCACTCGGCGCGAGCTGCGCTGTGTGAGTCGCTGACGGGGACCGCCCGGTCGGCCGCGGCGGAGGAGTTCGACCGGATTCTCGGTCGCCTCACGGACTCCTGTCTGGTGTGGCCGGAGCCTGGGGGCCGGGCTTTCCGGGTCAACTACGCCGTGCTGGATCTGCCCGAACCAGGTCCGGGGTGGGATGGTTTCGATCTGGTTCAGCCGCCGCCGGGGGTAGGGCGTCGGGTGGCGGCTGCGGACGTCGATGGCGAGGCGCAGGCCGCGGTCACGGCGGCCCTGGAGTGTGCCGAGCGGCTGCTCAGGTGTGTCGCGACCGATGCGGTGCCGCTGCTCAAGGCCGGCGGGGTCGGCAGCCGCGAGGTCAAGCGGCTCGTGCGGGCCAGCGGGCTGGCCGAGGAGGCGATCAGGTTCTGGCTGTACGTCGTGGAAAACGCCGGGCTGGTGGTGTGCCAGAACGGCAGGCTGTTGGCGACGCCGGAATACGATCAATGGATCACGGACGAGCCGAGCCGCCGCTACGCCGTGCTACTCGGGGCATGGCTGGCGCTGCCGACATCGGTGCTCGGTCCCTTCGCCTTGACTGATGCCGCGGGGAAGCCGCCTGCGGTGTTGTCCGACTCTGCGTTCGACGGTGTGGGGCACTACGTTCGGACCGTTGTCCTGGAACTGATGGCCGCCTATGGCGCCGAGGCGGTCGCGGATGCCGCATCCGTGGCCGACGCCTTGATGTGGCGGATGCCTTTGCTCATGGCGGGACAGGAAGTGGCCGTCGCTGCCGTGGCCACCGTGCTCGCCGAGGGCAGCCTCCTCGGCGCTGTGGCGTTCGGCGCGCTCGCCCCGGTCGTTCGCACACTGGTCACCAAGTCCCAGGATGACGTCTCGGCAGTGGCAGCCGACTTCGCCGCCGCGTTGTCCGCGACGGTGCCGGCACCTGTTGACCAAGTCCGGCTGCAAGGCGACATGACCGTGGTGGCCGCCGGGTTGCCGTCGGCCAGGCTGGCGGCGTTCTTCGACGGCGCCGCCGACCGCGAAGCCGCGAGCGCCGCGACGGTCTGGCGGATCACCGACGGCTCGGTCCGCAGGTGGCTGGACTCAGGCCGCTCGGCCGAGGAGTTCCGCTCGGGCCTGGCCGAATTCTGTGCGGACAAGCCGTCTCAGGCCCTGGACTACCTCATCGAGGACGCCGACCGCCGCCACGGCCTGGTCGACGTGATCGCCGCCCGAGCCGTGATCGTCGCCCTCGACGAGCAGCTCGGCGCCGAACTGGCGACGGCGCCCTCTCTGATCCGTCTCGGCGTGCGCCGCATCGCCGAAACCGTCTTGGTCCTGGACGCGCCCCAACAAGAGGTTCTCAGCCTGCTGCGGTTCGCCGGATATCTGCCCACCGCGCACGAAGCGGACGGCAAGTTGACCGTGGCGATGGTTGCCGCGCCCAGGGCTTCGTCCGAGGCTTTGCCGCGGTTCTGACCTGGGCGGCGGCGATCATCTGGCTCTGGCTGGTCGTCAAAAGCCGGTCGTCTCACAGCCCCGCGTACAGCGGATGCTTCCGCGCGAGCGTGGCCACCCGAGTCCGCAGCCCGGCTGCCCGCTCTTCGTCGTATCCCGGGGTGAGGGCCTGGGCGATGATGTCCGCGACCTCGGTGAAGTCCAGTTCTCCGAAGCCTCGCGTCGCCAGCGCGGGGGTGCCGATTCGCAGGCCGGAGGTGACCATCGGGGGGCGGGGGTCGAAGGGTACTGCGTTGCGGTTCACGGTGATGCCGATGTCGTGCAGGCGGTCTTCTGCTTGCCTGCCGTCGAGGTCGGATGCTCGGAGGTCGACCAGTGCCAGGTGGACGTCGGTGCCGCCGGTGAGGACGGAGACGCCTGCGGTGGTGAGGTCGGGGGCGGTGAGGCGTTCGGCGAGGCGTTGGGCTCCGGTGATGGTGCGCTGCTGGCGTTCGCGGAATGAGGGTTCGGAGGCCAGTTTGAAGGCGACTGCCTTGGCCGCTATCACGTGCTCCAGGGGGCCGCCCTGGTGGCCGGGGAAGACTGCGCTGTTGATCTTTTTGGCCAGGTCCGGGTTGTTGGTCAGGATGGTGCCGCCGCGGGGGCCGCCGAGGGTCTTGTGCGTGGTGGTGGTGACCACGTCGGCGTGGGGCAGGGGGTTGGGGTGCAGGCCGGCGGCCACCAGGCCGGCGAAGTGGGCCATGTCGACCATCAGGTGGGCGCCGGTTTCGTCGGCGATGCGGCGGAAGGCGGCGAAGTCCAGGTGGCGGGGGTAGGCGGACCAGCCTGCGATGATCAGCTTGGGCCGGTGTTCCTTGGCGAGGTGCTCCACCTCGGCCATGTCGATGCGGTGGTCGGTGGCGGAGACGTGGTAGGCGGCGACGTTGTAGAGCTTGCCGGAGAAGTTCAGCCGCATGCCGTGGGTCAGGTGGCCGCCGTGGGCCAGGTCCAGGCCCAGGATGGTGTCGCCCGGTTCGAGGAGGGCCGACATCGCGGCGGCGTTGGCCTGGGCTCCGGAGTGGGGCTGGACGTTGGCGAAGGCTGCGCCGAACAGGTCCTTGGCTCGTTGCACCGCGAGGCTTTCGGTCACGTCCACGTGCTCGCAGCCGCCGTAGTAGCGGCGGCCGGGGTAGCCCTCGGCGTACTTGTTGGTCAGGACAGAGCCCTGAGCCTCCATGACCGCGATCGGGGCGAAGTTCTCGCTCGCGATCATCTCCAGCGTGTTCTGCTGGCGCTTCAGCTCGGCCCGCAGGGCGGCGTGGACGGCCGGGTCGGCGTCGGCGAGCCTGGTGTCGAGAGTGGTCATGGTCAGACTCCCTCGATGAGCGCGGCGTAGGCGGTAGCGTCCAGCAGGTCGACGGCCTTGGTGATCCGCATCCGGTAGAGCCAGCCCTCCCCGAACGGGTCGCGGTTGACCACGGCCGGATCGGCGATCGCGGCCTCGTTGACCTCGAGGACCTCGCCGTCCGCGGGGGCGAACAGGTCGCTCACGGACTTGGTCGACTCGATCTCGCCGCACGGCTCGCCGGCGGCGATCGTCGAGCCGACGGCCGGCAGGCTGAGGAACACGACGTCGCCGAGCGCCTCGGCGGCGTGGGCGGTGATACCGACGGTCGAGACGTCGCCGTCGGCCGCGATCCACTCGTGGTCGCTGGTGTAGGACAGGTCTGAGGGCAGGCTCATGCTCTGGATCTCTCTGAGTGTGTCTGATTCAGCGGTGGTAGAAGGGCAGCGGGACGACGGTCGCGTCCACTCGGCTGCCTCGGATGTCGACGAGCACCTTCGTCCCGGGCTCCTGGCGATCGGCCGCCAGGTAGGCCATCGCGATCGGGTAGCCGAGGGCCGGCGACAGAGCACCGGAGGTGACCTCGCCGACGGTCTCGCCGGTGTCCGGATCGAGGACGGCGTAGCCGTGACGCGGGGCCCGCTGGCCGGTGGTCGTCAGACCGACCAGGACCCGGGCCGGACCCGCGGCGCGATGCGCGAGAAGCGCCTGTTCGCCGACGAACCCGCCAGGCTTGCCGAACACCACGACCCGGCCCTGGCCCGCGTCGAACGGGGTCGTCCGGATCGTGATCTCCTGGCCGTACAACGGCATTCCGGCTTCGAGGCGGAGGGTGTCGCGGCAGGCCAGTCCGCACGGCAGCAGTCCGTGCGAAGCACCGATGGAGCTGATGGCCTGCCAAATACTCGGCGCCGCCTCCGCCCGGCAGTAGATCTCGAAGCCGTCCTCGCCGGTATAGCCGGTCCGAGCCAGCAGCACATCCTGATCCGCCAAGCGCATCGGAGTGATCCCGTAGTACTTCAGGAGCGCCAGATCCGCCTCGGTCGCTGCGCCGACGATCGCGGCGGAGCGCGGGCCCTGCACGGCGATCAGCGCCCAATCGCTGGACGCGTCCCGGATCGTGGCGGCGTAGCCGTCGATCCGGTCGCGCAGGGTGGAGCACACGATCTGCGCGTTGCCGGCGTTGGCGACGATGAGGTACTCGGTCTCGGCAAGCCGGTAGACGACCAGGTCGTCGAGCACGCCGCCGGTCTCGTGGACCAGCATGGAGTAGCGAGCCCGGCCGACGGCTGTCTTCGAGGGCTCATTCACCAGGGCGTGGTCGAGCGCACGGGCCGCCTCCGGGCCGGACACCTCGATCTCGCCCATGTGGCTGAGGTCGAAAATGCCCGCGGCGGTCCGCACGGCGCGGTGCTCCGCCAGCTCGGACGTGTACCGCACGGGCATGGACCAGCCGGCGAAATCAGTGAAGCGCGCGCCGAGTCCGGCGTGGACGGCGTGCAACGGCGTCTTCTTCGCGGCGGCGGTGAGCGCGCCCGAAGAAGGGGGCCCGGATGAGGTCATGACGGGAGGCTCCCTGGGGAGGCACCGTGATTTCCGGTGCCGTGGACGGGTGACCTCCCCGCTCTGTCATCGATGCCTGAGAGCTTCGCCACCGAGTCGGGTGGCTTGCACCGTGGGCGCGGGACGCGAGGTCCCGACTTTCCAGAGTCGCCTGGCTGAAGCGGTAGGTGGGCCTGAGAGATTCTGGGGAGTGTTGCTCCTTCGGCGCCTCGCAGACACAGAAATCCTGCGAGGACTCTCCCGCTTCAGTTCGAACGGCATGTGTTCAGTTGTCGTCTCGGCCGACGAGCTCGATTCGAGATGAGCTCGATCGGTCGATGCTGCGGATCGTAAAAGCACGGCGGCGCGGCCGTCAAGGTATGTCCGAAAGGTCCCCGGTGAGACCTCCGGGTCGCCGGCACCCGTCTTAGTAGGCGAGGGGGACACCGGTCCGCGGCAGGCGTCCCCGAGGGTTCGACCATGGGGGAGACGAGCTTGAGCATCGAAGCAGAGTTCACCGCTTACGCGGCTGCTCGGGCCCAGCGCCTTCGCGACACGGCGTTTCTGCTGTGTGGGGACTGGCACACCGCGCAGGACCTGACGCAGACGACGCTCGCGAAGCTCTACACGGCCTGGAAACGGGTCGAGCGCAGCGAGAGCGTCGACGCCTACGCACGCCAGGTCATGCTGCGCACGTTCCTGGACTCGCGCCGGCTGAAGCGCTCCTCGGAGCGGCCGACGACCCAGGTTCCCGACATCGCCGCACCGGCGGACAGCGATCCCGCGTTGCGGCTGACCCTGCTGTCGGCCCTGGCGCAGCTGCCGCTGAACCGGCGGGCCGTGTTGGTCCTGCGCTTCTGGGAGGACCAGACGGTCGAGGCGACCGGGGCGGCGATGGGCCTGTCCGCCAGCGCGGTCAAGTCGCTGACCCAGCGGGCGCTGGCCGATCTGCGGTCCGCGCTCCGCGACGACGACGCGATGGCAGAGCTCGACTTCCTCCTGGTCTGAACCACACGGAACTGAAGCCTCCTCACGGAACGAGAGAATCTTGACTCCGGAAGACTCGATGCGCGACCGCATCTCCGCGGAACTGGAAGCCGGCCGCCCGCCCCTGGGCGACCTCGTCGGCCTGGCCGTCGCCGAGGGGCGGCGCAAGAAGCGGCGCACCCGCCTGGGCGCCGGCGCCCTGAGCGCGGTCGGCGTACTGGCCGTCGCGGGCGCCGTGGCGCAGCTCGGATCGGCCTCCCCGGCGACGACGCAGAACGCCGCCGCCCACCCGGCCGCCACGACGCCGACGCGCTCCCCGTCGCCGGCGGCGCCGCACTCGTCGGCCCCGACCACTCCCCCGACGACGTCCCCGACCACGCCCACCGCGCCGGCCACCACTCCCCTGCCGGTCGCCGCGATCGTGAAGAACGTCAACCCCGGCACCTTCTCCCTGGAGAAGGGCATCTACCTCAACTACACCACCAGCGCCATGTCCTACTGGGAGTACGAGGGCGGGCTGACGGTGCAGTACAACGGCAGCAACACCTGGGGCTCCGACTTCGTCACCATGGGCGCGACCGACCGCCTGTTCACCGGCTTCTACGTCGGCGACAAGGACGTCGCGGCGGCGTCCATGACCATCGACGGCAAGCAGATCGCGGCCACCGTGGTGAAGGTGAACGGCGCGCAGGGCTGGTGCGGCATCTACTACCTGCGGCCGAAGGGGGCGACGTCGTACGAGCGGTTCCAGATCGACGTCTACGACGCCAGCGGCAAGATCATCGCCACGTCCTACACCGGGCTGAGCGACGGCCCGCCGCCCACCCACTCTTCCGGTGAGCCCGAGAACCGGACCCTGCCGGTCACGAACATCCCGACCGACACCCCGTTCCCGGGTGTGACGGTCATGGCCCCGCCTCCGGGATCGCCCACCAAGTAGGCGCATCCCGAGCTCAAACCCAAGCCCAAGGGCAAGTGCCCGGTACCGGTCGCCCCGGTGCCGGGCACTTGCTGTCGCCCGTTGCCATCACCCGAACAACCCATCCCGCGCTGACCCCGCAGTTGCACCACGCATCACGCGCCCCAACGCTTGATCCATGACCGTTCCGGCAGCGGCTGACAGTGCCGCCCAGCCGTGGTACACCCGCGGTCCCCAGGAAGTGGCCGAGGCGTTCGGCGTGGATCCGGAGGCCGGGCTCTCGCCGGAACGCGCCGCGGACGTCCTGGCCCGCACCGGCCCCAACGAGCTGCCGCAGGAGGAGCCGCCGGCCGGCTGGCGCCGGTTCCTGGACCAGTACCGCAGCTACATGCAGATCATCCTGGTCGGGGCCGCGATCGTCTCCTTCGCGATCCAGGAGTGGTCGACCGCGATCCTGCTGGTCGTGCTGACGCTCGTCAACGCGGTCATCGGGTTGCGGCAGGAGGGCAAGACCGAGAGCGCCATGAACGCGCTCAAGTCGATGATGAAGGTGACCGCGCGGGTGCGGCGGGGCGGTGCCGAGACCGAGATCCCCGCCGAACAGGTGGTGCCCGGGGACATCGTGCTGCTGACGGCCGGCGACGAGGTGCCGGCGGACGGGCGGATCCTGGCGGCCAGCGCGCTGCAGATCGACGAGTCCGCGCTGACCGGCGAGAGTGTGCCGGCTTTGAAGCAGCCGGAGGCTCTGGCGCCCGGGGCGGCGCTCGCTCCCGGCGACCAGGTCAACATGGCCTTCATGAACACGCCGGTGACGCACGGCAGCGGGGTCGTGGTGGTCACCGGCACCGGGGCGGACAGCGAGCTCGGCAAGATCTCGGGCCTGCTGAAGGCGACCGCGAAGGAGCAGTCGCCGCTCACCAGGCAGCTGGACAACCTCACGCTGTGGATCGCCGGGGCGGCCGGGCTGACCATGATCGTGATGTTCGCGCTCGGGCGCTCCCGGGGGACGGCCTGGGACGCGCTGTTCATCAGCGCGGTCTCGCTCGCGGTCGCGGCGATACCCGAGGCGCTGCCGACCGTCACCCAGGTCATCCTCTCGCTCGGCAGCGTCGAGCTGGCGCGGCGCAACGCGCTGGTCAAGGAACTGCCGGCGGTGGAGACGCTCGGGTTCACCTCCTCGATCAACTCCGACAAGACCGGGACCCTGACGCTGAATCAGGTGACGGTCGTCGAGGTGG harbors:
- the glyA gene encoding serine hydroxymethyltransferase — translated: MTTLDTRLADADPAVHAALRAELKRQQNTLEMIASENFAPIAVMEAQGSVLTNKYAEGYPGRRYYGGCEHVDVTESLAVQRAKDLFGAAFANVQPHSGAQANAAAMSALLEPGDTILGLDLAHGGHLTHGMRLNFSGKLYNVAAYHVSATDHRIDMAEVEHLAKEHRPKLIIAGWSAYPRHLDFAAFRRIADETGAHLMVDMAHFAGLVAAGLHPNPLPHADVVTTTTHKTLGGPRGGTILTNNPDLAKKINSAVFPGHQGGPLEHVIAAKAVAFKLASEPSFRERQQRTITGAQRLAERLTAPDLTTAGVSVLTGGTDVHLALVDLRASDLDGRQAEDRLHDIGITVNRNAVPFDPRPPMVTSGLRIGTPALATRGFGELDFTEVADIIAQALTPGYDEERAAGLRTRVATLARKHPLYAGL
- the gcvT gene encoding glycine cleavage system aminomethyltransferase GcvT, giving the protein MTSSGPPSSGALTAAAKKTPLHAVHAGLGARFTDFAGWSMPVRYTSELAEHRAVRTAAGIFDLSHMGEIEVSGPEAARALDHALVNEPSKTAVGRARYSMLVHETGGVLDDLVVYRLAETEYLIVANAGNAQIVCSTLRDRIDGYAATIRDASSDWALIAVQGPRSAAIVGAATEADLALLKYYGITPMRLADQDVLLARTGYTGEDGFEIYCRAEAAPSIWQAISSIGASHGLLPCGLACRDTLRLEAGMPLYGQEITIRTTPFDAGQGRVVVFGKPGGFVGEQALLAHRAAGPARVLVGLTTTGQRAPRHGYAVLDPDTGETVGEVTSGALSPALGYPIAMAYLAADRQEPGTKVLVDIRGSRVDATVVPLPFYHR
- the gcvH gene encoding glycine cleavage system protein GcvH, with protein sequence MSLPSDLSYTSDHEWIAADGDVSTVGITAHAAEALGDVVFLSLPAVGSTIAAGEPCGEIESTKSVSDLFAPADGEVLEVNEAAIADPAVVNRDPFGEGWLYRMRITKAVDLLDATAYAALIEGV
- a CDS encoding SigE family RNA polymerase sigma factor is translated as MSIEAEFTAYAAARAQRLRDTAFLLCGDWHTAQDLTQTTLAKLYTAWKRVERSESVDAYARQVMLRTFLDSRRLKRSSERPTTQVPDIAAPADSDPALRLTLLSALAQLPLNRRAVLVLRFWEDQTVEATGAAMGLSASAVKSLTQRALADLRSALRDDDAMAELDFLLV